In Scatophagus argus isolate fScaArg1 chromosome 5, fScaArg1.pri, whole genome shotgun sequence, a genomic segment contains:
- the usp16 gene encoding ubiquitin carboxyl-terminal hydrolase 16, translated as MGKKRGKDKSSREEDDIDLTGPSCRHIKKGTDQTLLKKLSGNSDWMSCQDCKHEKDKENVNTALQQDSEEEQETALWMCLKCGHRGCGRNSESQHAVKHYETPRSDPHCLVISLDSWTVWCYICDDEVHYCRTGHLAQLVTNLKKQISAHPIIKDQKSVKEEDSMMKVQQETESAVKAEDSGDNENKENNDRQKKNAKKDNVGKSQKSVTSEDSGGVSVKGLSNLGNTCFFNAVIQNLSQTHLLRQTLNKVTEEKMSLKIEPGASSDLEPIGVQLDKPGSLTLTMCQLLNEIQESKKGVVMPRELFTQVCKKAARFKGFQQQDSQELLRYLLDGMRAEEIKRVNSGIMEALKESRKSIDGEQLKTLFKEYEKNGLPKNFVDHVFGGEMTSTIMCQQCKTVSVVTEMFLDLSLPVSDEAYRKKTQKKGVQNTSESSPDGRNSPALTNRNDDSVTIAGSKYQQKKAKKQAKKQAKHQKRQQKLEGRVTLDSLTSLSHAESNQTGPTADAKEGENPDSETHEEASLSEGNPVPIGVSEQDQKNADTVPNVKEKEEDEDSVTECDSSTTSSVNNRFTVLSEDQQSKNSVVYDDIISDMHEEGEADAQLASEMEKIKLDDAFIEDSDASEQVGENEDEPVEAKEYTVINQDPELAFHTLATRKAPEKQECSVQSCLFQFTEVETLTQNNSLLCVTCTKQQSNKDKAGGSKKNIYTDALKQMLISSPPPVLTLHLKRFQQNGYSICKVNRHVQFPLVLDLAPFCGIKCKNVREGDTQILYSLYGIVEHSGTMRSGHYTAYVKARPECPKPSSNGLVGEGAAEPPRGSWFHISDTCVQPVSESKVQSCQAYLLFYERIL; from the exons ATGGGGAAGAAAAGGGGGAAGGACAAGAGCTCCAGAGAGGAAGATGACATCGATCTGACAG GTCCATCCTGCAGACACATTAAGAAGGGAACTGACCAAACTCTTCTTAAGAAACTCTCTGGAAATTCTGATTGGATGAGTTGCCAGGATTGTAAGcatgaaaaagataaagaaaatgtgaacaCCGCTCTGCAACAGGACTCTGAAGAGGAGCAAGAAACAGCACTATggatgtgtttgaaatgtggcCATCGG GGATGTGGGCGAAATTCTGAGAGCCAGCATGCTGTTAAACATTATGAGACTCCTCGGTCAGATCCACATTGCCTGGTGATCAGTTTGGACAGCTGGACTGTTTG GTGTTACATATGTGATGATGAAGTTCACTACTGCAGAACTGGACATTTGGCTCAGCTGGTGACCaacctaaaaaaacaaatctctgcACATCCCATAATAAAAGATCAGAAAA GTGTGAAGGAGGAAGACAGCATGATGAAAGTtcagcaggagacagagagtgCTGTAAAAGCAGAGGACAGCGGGGACAacgaaaacaaagaaaacaacgaCCGCCAAAAGAAAAATGCCAAGAAAGATAATGTTGGGAAATCACAGAAGTCTGTCACGTCTGAAGACAGTGGAGGTGTTTCAGTTAAGGGACTGAGTAACCTGGGAAACACATGTTTCTTTAATGCAGTCATTCAG AATCTGTCTCAAACGCACCTCTTAAGACAGACTCTCAACAAAGTGACAGAAGAGAAGATGAGTCTTAAGATTGAGCCCGGTGCCTCCTCGGATCTG GAGCCTATTGGAGTGCAGTTGGACAAGCCCGGATCCCTGACTTTGACTATGTGTCAGCTACTGAATGAGATCCAGGAATCCAAGAAGGGTGTGGTAATGCCGCGGGAGTTGTTCACACAAGTTTGTAAAAA GGCTGCCAGGTTCAAAGGATTTCAGCAGCAAGATAGCCAGGAGCTGCTGCGCTACCTTCTAGATGGGATGCGAGCTGAAGAGATCAAA CGGGTAAACTCTGGGATTATGGAGGCACTCAAAGAATCTAGAAAAAGCATAGACGGAGAGCAGCTGAAAACACTATTTAAAG AGTACGAGAAAAATGGACTTCCTAAAAACTTTGTTGACCACGTTTTTGGTGGAGAAATGACCAGTACTATAATGTGTCAGCAGTGTAAAACA GTATCTGTAGTCACAGAGATGTTTTTAgatctttctcttcctgtttctgatGAG GCTTACAGAAAGAAGACTCAGAAAAAGGGAGTTCAGAACACCAGTGAGTCAAGCCCGGATGGCAGAAACAGCCCCGCTTTGACCAACAGAAATGATGACTCTGTCACCATAGCTGGCAGCAAGTACCAgcagaagaaagcaaagaagcagGCCAAGAAGCAAGCAAAG CATCAAAAGAGGCAGCAGAAGCTTGAGGGTAGAGTCACTTTGGACAGTCTCACATCTCTGAGCCACGCAGAAAGCAATCAAACGGGTCCTACTGCAGATGCAAAGGAAGGGGAAAATCCTGACAGTGAAACTCATGAAGAAGCCTCACTAAGCGAAGGGAATCCTGTACCAATCGGTGTGTCTGAACAGGACCAGAAGAACGCTGACACAGTCCCGAAtgtgaaggaaaaggaagaggacGAGGATTCAGTGACTGAGTGTGACTCGTCAACGACCTCGTCAGTCAACAACCGTTTTACCGTCTTATCAGAGGATCAGCAATCAAAGAACAGCGTCGTATATGATGATATAATATCTGACATGCATGAGGAAGGAGAAGCAGATGCACAACTGGCAAgtgaaatggagaaaataaaactagATGATGCCTTCATAGAAGACTCTGATGCTTCTGAACAAGTCGGGGAGAATGAAGACGAGCCTGTGGAGGCTAAAGAGTACACTGTAATAAATCAGGATCCAGAGCTGGCCTTCCACACACTGGCTACCAGGAAGGCCCCTGAAAAACAGGAGTGTTCAGTGCAGTCATGCCTCTTTCAATTCACAGAAGTGGAAACCCTCACACAGAACAACAGCCTGCTTTGTGTCACCTGCACTAAACAGcagtcaaacaaagacaaagctggAG GCTCCAAGAAAAATATCTATACAGATGCCTTGAAGCAAATGCTGATCTCCTCTCCCCCACCAGTGCTTACCCTTCATTTGAAGAGGTTTCAACAG AATGGATACAGTATATGTAAGGTGAATAGACATGTCCAGTTCCCCCTGGTGCTTGATCTTGCTCCATTTTGTGGAATTAAATGCAAG AatgtgagagagggagatacTCAGATTTTGTACAGTTTGTACGGTATCGTAGAGCACAGTGGAACAATGAGATCAGGTCATTACACAGCCTACGTGAAAGCAAGACCAGAGTGCCCTAAACCCTCATCCAATGGACTTGTAGGAGAAG GAGCTGCAGAGCCTCCCAGGGGATCCTGGTTCCATATCAGCGACACATGTGTTCAGCCTGTGAGCGAGAGTAAAGTCCAGAGTTGCCAAGCCTACCTCCTCTTCTATGAAAGAATCCTCTAA
- the rwdd2b gene encoding RWD domain-containing protein 2B isoform X1 — translation MSYLEWAESQLAEIELLTSMFPTQEELEMTDQLALAELRDYVECSDSTDSPPPSRPQFLIKQKLDTVSLETTDVILSCAYPSEYPSVLPEITVRCAGLSRAQQTQLHTDLNTYLVGNCQGEVCVLSAVDWVKDNLQLFINKSLSAAAAAPKKESDSPRPQEVFSRLWIYSHHIYNKVKRKNILEWSKELGLSGFSMPGKPGIVCVEGPQYACEEFWSRVKVLTWKKIMIRHREDVPLDRQGEDSRTVESIDSLRKFTGFEEAMFDPHGNRGNHMDLGQLYQFLNEKGCCDVFQIYFGIEGR, via the exons ATGTCTTACTTGGAGTGGGCAGAGTCTCAGCTTGCCGAGATAGAGCTGCTGACTAGCATGTTTCCCACCCAGGAGGAACTGGAGATGACAGACCAGCTGGCCCTCGCTGAGCTCAGGGACTATGTGGAGTGTTCAGATTCAACAGACAGCCCTCCACCTTCAAGACCTCAGTTTCTCATCAAGCAGAAGCTGGACACTGTAAGCTTGGAGACG ACGGATGTCATTCTGTCCTGTGCTTATCCGTCCGAATATCCCAGTGTGTTACCAGAGATTACAGTCCG GTGTGCTGGTCTCAGCAGGGCCCAGCAGACACAGCTCCACACAGATCTCAACACATACCTCGTGGGAAACTGCCAGggggaagtgtgtgtgctctcGGCTGTGGACTGGGTGAAAGAcaacctgcagctcttcattAATAAGAGcttatcagcagcagcagcggctcCCAAGAAAGAGTCTGACTCTCCACGGCCACAGGAAGTGTTCAGCCGACTGTGGATTTACAGTCACCACATCTACAAcaaggtgaagaggaagaacaTCTTGGAGTGGTCCAAGGAGCTGGGCCTGTCAGGGTTTAGCATGCCTGGGAAGCCTGgtattgtgtgtgtggaaggtCCCCAGTATGCCTGCGAGGAGTTCTGGTCCAG AGTGAAGGTTCTGACATGGAAGAAGATCATGATTCGACATAGAGAGGATGTTCCCCTTGATCGCCAGGGCGAGGACAGCAGGACTGTTGAAAGTATTGACTCCTTGCGCAAATTCACAGGCTTTGAAGAGGCGATGTTTGACCCCCATGGGAACAGAGGTAATCACATGGACCTTGGGCAGCTCtaccagtttttaaatgagAAAGGCTGTTGTGACGTCTTTCAGATTTACTTTGGCATTGAAGGGAGGTAG
- the rwdd2b gene encoding RWD domain-containing protein 2B isoform X2: protein MSYLEWAESQLAEIELLTSMFPTQEELEMTDQLALAELRDYVECSDSTDSPPPSRPQFLIKQKLDTTDVILSCAYPSEYPSVLPEITVRCAGLSRAQQTQLHTDLNTYLVGNCQGEVCVLSAVDWVKDNLQLFINKSLSAAAAAPKKESDSPRPQEVFSRLWIYSHHIYNKVKRKNILEWSKELGLSGFSMPGKPGIVCVEGPQYACEEFWSRVKVLTWKKIMIRHREDVPLDRQGEDSRTVESIDSLRKFTGFEEAMFDPHGNRGNHMDLGQLYQFLNEKGCCDVFQIYFGIEGR, encoded by the exons ATGTCTTACTTGGAGTGGGCAGAGTCTCAGCTTGCCGAGATAGAGCTGCTGACTAGCATGTTTCCCACCCAGGAGGAACTGGAGATGACAGACCAGCTGGCCCTCGCTGAGCTCAGGGACTATGTGGAGTGTTCAGATTCAACAGACAGCCCTCCACCTTCAAGACCTCAGTTTCTCATCAAGCAGAAGCTGGACACT ACGGATGTCATTCTGTCCTGTGCTTATCCGTCCGAATATCCCAGTGTGTTACCAGAGATTACAGTCCG GTGTGCTGGTCTCAGCAGGGCCCAGCAGACACAGCTCCACACAGATCTCAACACATACCTCGTGGGAAACTGCCAGggggaagtgtgtgtgctctcGGCTGTGGACTGGGTGAAAGAcaacctgcagctcttcattAATAAGAGcttatcagcagcagcagcggctcCCAAGAAAGAGTCTGACTCTCCACGGCCACAGGAAGTGTTCAGCCGACTGTGGATTTACAGTCACCACATCTACAAcaaggtgaagaggaagaacaTCTTGGAGTGGTCCAAGGAGCTGGGCCTGTCAGGGTTTAGCATGCCTGGGAAGCCTGgtattgtgtgtgtggaaggtCCCCAGTATGCCTGCGAGGAGTTCTGGTCCAG AGTGAAGGTTCTGACATGGAAGAAGATCATGATTCGACATAGAGAGGATGTTCCCCTTGATCGCCAGGGCGAGGACAGCAGGACTGTTGAAAGTATTGACTCCTTGCGCAAATTCACAGGCTTTGAAGAGGCGATGTTTGACCCCCATGGGAACAGAGGTAATCACATGGACCTTGGGCAGCTCtaccagtttttaaatgagAAAGGCTGTTGTGACGTCTTTCAGATTTACTTTGGCATTGAAGGGAGGTAG